Proteins encoded within one genomic window of Triticum aestivum cultivar Chinese Spring chromosome 2D, IWGSC CS RefSeq v2.1, whole genome shotgun sequence:
- the LOC123054712 gene encoding uncharacterized protein, which produces MASDVAADEPPAISNIHEVCAADELPGIATVQKLCAADKPPAICTVHELCAGDAPPPSAGSPICAPRTQTSWRRSEPINPCPMKTATSTSILWVGFQKKELKEDSENSPWCLFCGLASQVSHLGEHSSVLPVVAPGRQGLETTHRLLHAVTHRMTR; this is translated from the exons ATGGCCTCCGATGTGGCCGCCGACGAGCCACCCGCCATCAGCAACATCCACGAGGTCTGCGCGGCCGACGAGCTCCCCGGCATCGCCACCGTTCAGAAGCTCTGCGCGGCCGACAAGCCCCCCGCCATCTGCACCGTCCACGAGCTCTGCGCGGGCGACGCACCCCCGCCATCGGCAGGGTCCCCGATCTGTGCGCCGCGGACGCAGACGTCGTGGCGCAGGAGCGA ACCAATCAATCCTTGTCCCATGAAgactgcaacaagcactagcattcTTTGGGTGGGGTTTCAGAAGAAGGAACTCAAGGAAGATTCAGAAAACTCACCGTG GTGTCTCTTTTGCGGGCTGGCTTCTCAGGTGTCTCACTTGGGCG agcaTTCTTCTGTATTACCAGTGGTGGCACCTGGTCGACAAGGGCTAGAGACGACGCACCGCCTGCTGCATGCAGTTACACACCGGATGACGCGCTGA
- the LOC123054710 gene encoding uncharacterized protein, whose protein sequence is MPKPKKAWFHGADSFETRTTLEADRGFLNLLDQTQDNLRNARNNAPNMTTKVLGGFVRTFYFDEESNADVIDGVMQIEYDLEQFRVYPITVVVLEHKDNSSEIGDAIVGHTQKLSGYGGDLIVRAYFSAFAHKIQKYIVAYEPFARSSIWGIRNPAFFSADGLQLDLTEYWRKRMRSFIKLLHYAAQREIRHGSLSSPSSYVTCRGDQRIINMGRVYHDKYEAGKDMEDLMHLISRLFPDSSTKYEWVSLKNLLISKTMSDPATVQNFLRIALGHPILLDTV, encoded by the exons ATGCCAAAGCCGAAGAAAGCCTGGTTTCATGGTGCAGATAGTTTTGAAACTCGTACT ACACTTGAGGCAGACCGAGGATTCCTTAACCTCTTGGACCAGACGCAAGACAATCTCAGGAATGCACGAAACAATGCGCCAAACATGACGACG AAAGTCTTGGGTGGGTTTGTTAGAACCTTCTACTTTGATGAAGAATCTAATGCTGATGTCATTGACGGCGTAATGCAAATTGAGTATGATCTAGAACAGTTCAGAGTATACCCTATCACAGTAGTGGTCTTAGAGCATAAGGACAACTCTAGTGAGATTGGAGATGCAATTGTTGGGCATACTCAAAAGCTTTCTGGCTATGGTGGTGACTTAATTGTGCGAGCATATTTCAGTGCGTTTGCCCATAAAATCCAGAAATATATAGTGGCCTACGAGCCATTCGCCCGGTCCTCAATTTGGGGAATACGCAACCCGGCATTTTTTTCTGCTGATGGCCTACAGCTGGACTTGACAGAATATTGGCGAAAAAGGATGAG GTCATTCATAAAACTTCTCCATTACGCGGCACAGCGCGAAATCAGACATGGTAGTCTCTCGAGCCCTAGCAGCTACGTGACTTGTCGTGGAGATCAGAGGATAATTAATATGGGGCGAGTTTATCATGACAAATACGAAGCCGGGAAAGACATGGAGGATCTTATGCATCTTATATCTAGACTATTCCCTGACAGTTCGACTAAATATGAGTGGGTATCCCTTAAGAATCTTCTGATTTCAAAGACCATGAG TGACCCAGCAACAGTCCAGAATTTCCTTCGTATTGCCTTGGGGCACCCAATTTTATTGGACACCGTATAA